A window from Erythrobacter sp. YJ-T3-07 encodes these proteins:
- a CDS encoding GNAT family N-acetyltransferase, whose product MSADGVSEAAIDAIMRIMDAAFDPQWGEAWNRSQVTSALILSHTHASLLGLDGTLPADPADAVGFAIVRAAPGEEEILLIAVEPAARRRGVGRALIAMLAANARLRGAERLFLEMRENNPARSLYESNGFAPIGRRKNYYRLGDGARMDAITFGLDLTGK is encoded by the coding sequence ATGAGCGCGGACGGTGTCAGCGAAGCCGCGATCGACGCGATCATGCGGATCATGGATGCCGCGTTCGATCCGCAATGGGGCGAGGCGTGGAACCGCTCGCAGGTCACCTCCGCACTGATCCTCTCGCACACCCATGCCAGCCTGCTCGGCCTCGACGGCACCCTGCCCGCCGATCCTGCGGATGCGGTGGGCTTCGCAATCGTGCGCGCGGCGCCGGGCGAAGAGGAAATCCTGCTGATCGCGGTCGAGCCCGCTGCGCGGCGCCGCGGCGTGGGCCGCGCGCTCATCGCGATGCTGGCCGCCAATGCGCGGCTGCGCGGCGCGGAACGGCTGTTTCTGGAGATGCGGGAGAACAATCCGGCCCGCTCGCTTTACGAAAGCAATGGCTTCGCACCGATCGGCAGGCGCAAGAATTACTATCGGCTGGGTGACGGTGCGCGAATGGACGCGATTACCTTCGGACTCGACCTTACC
- the tsaB gene encoding tRNA (adenosine(37)-N6)-threonylcarbamoyltransferase complex dimerization subunit type 1 TsaB, translated as MIDCATPACSVALFEDEELISGTFEVLGRGHAERLVPMIADLPDRGRAHSIAVARGPGSFTGVRIGLAVARSLAFAWGATLQGYSTMALVAAMARQQAGAQVLTVAMEGGHGEWFVQAFAEDGSPQAEPVSMRPEDAVTSMAAPLIAGSVADRFAELAGNGTAIQTYSDARAFPALGQHALSPETAPIYGRAPDARMPS; from the coding sequence GTGATCGACTGCGCCACCCCGGCGTGTTCGGTTGCGCTGTTTGAAGATGAAGAGCTGATTTCGGGCACTTTCGAAGTGCTCGGCCGGGGCCATGCCGAAAGGCTGGTGCCGATGATCGCCGACCTGCCCGATCGCGGACGAGCGCACAGCATTGCGGTCGCGCGCGGTCCGGGCAGCTTTACCGGCGTACGGATCGGCCTCGCGGTGGCGCGCAGCCTCGCCTTTGCGTGGGGTGCGACGCTGCAGGGATATTCCACGATGGCGCTGGTCGCGGCGATGGCGCGGCAGCAGGCGGGCGCGCAGGTGCTGACCGTCGCGATGGAGGGCGGGCACGGCGAATGGTTCGTGCAAGCTTTCGCAGAAGACGGCTCGCCGCAGGCGGAGCCGGTCTCCATGCGGCCCGAGGATGCAGTCACCAGCATGGCCGCGCCGCTGATCGCAGGCAGCGTCGCTGATCGCTTCGCCGAACTGGCAGGCAACGGCACCGCGATACAGACCTACAGCGATGCCCGCGCCTTTCCCGCGCTGGGCCAGCACGCACTCTCGCCCGAAACCGCACCGATCTATGGCCGCGCGCCCGATGCGCGGATGCCGTCATGA